The following DNA comes from Frankia casuarinae.
GCGCCGAGCGGGCCTGATCGACCAGCAGGTTGCGGGCGATGGTGATGAACCAGGCACCGATGTCCCGTCCCTGCCACTGGAACGTGCCGATGGAGCGGAAGGCACGCAGGAAGGTCTCGCTGACGATGTCCTCGGCGGCCACCGGATCCCCGCCCAGCCGGTACAGCGCGTACCGGAACACGAGGTTGGCGTACCGGTCGTAGAGCAGCCCGAAGGCGTTGACGTCACCTCGCCGGGCCCGGGCGACGAGCGCCGTCCGGTCGTCGTCGGCCGGATCGCCCTGAGGGTCCCCGACTCGCTCGCGGTCCTCCCGGGCGCCCACCGGGGACATCGCGTCCTGCCGGCGGAGGGGGCCGCGGCGCGGGGCGGCGAGGTCGACGAGGTCGACGAGGTCGGCGAGCGTGCATTCGGTCACAGCCCGGGCTCCGGAGGATGCGGTCGCGGCAAGGTGGGCCGGAAGGCCCGGCGCACATGGTTCCGTTAGTAGCTGAGTGTAGCCGGAGGAGGGAGCGCGGGAAGTCGGAGATCGTCCGGGCGCAGGCAGAGGGCGTCTTCCGGCGAGGTCCGGACCGGACCGCACGCCGGGGCCGGGGCCGGGCCCCTGAACGGACCTCGGTCCCACCGAGCGGTTCGGAAAGCCACTCGGCGGCGACGGGGATCGCGCCTACCATCGGGGAATGGACGACGGGTTGGAACAGGCGGATTCCGGCCGCGACGGTGTGCGTATCACACTGCTCACCCGGACGGGATGTCATCTGTGCGACACCGCGCGGGCGGCGGTCGTCCGGGTCGCCGAGCAGGAGCAGGTCGGGTGGCGGGAGGCCGATGTCGACGCCGATCCCCAGCTTGCCGACGCCTACGGCGACCGGGTGCCGGTCATCCTGCTCGACGGCCGGGAACACGGTTACTGGCGGGTGGAGGAGGACCGGCTGCGGCGGGCGCTCGCCGGCGGCCGGTGGGCGCTGCGCCCTGCCAAGGGTGGTCGCTGATCAGGGGGCCGGCTCTCCTCGGCACTTCGTGAATCCCTTCACGAAGTCGTACACTGCCCGAGGACAGCCGACTTGTGGCGCCGACTACCGCACGCCGGGACTACCGCACGCTGGGTGTCGGCGGGGCCACGGATTCGGGCCCATAGCTCCGGGCGTAACCGCGCGCCTAGAGATCGGAGCCGCGGATGAGTCAGCCACGGCGTCGCCCGGCGGTGATCCGGCGACGTACACGTAGTGACACGGCTTCCAGGCGTTCCTCCGACGTTCCGGAGGCGACGGTCGCGCGGCTTCCGCTCTACCTCCGGGTGCTGACGACATTGGCGGAAAGCGGGGTTTATACTGTGTCTTCGGACACGCTCGCGGCCGCCGCCGGAGTCACTCCGGCCAAGGTTCGCAAGGATCTGTCCCATCTCGGTTCCTACGGCACGCGGGGCGTCGGCTACGAGGTGGATGTCCTGCTCGACTGCATCGCCGCGAAACTGGGCCTCACCGAGGACAGAGCGGTTGTGCTGGTGGGAGTCGGCAACCTCGGCCACGCCCTGGCGGGTTACGGCGGCTTTTATGCCAGGGGCTTTCGGATCGTGGCCCTGGTCGACGCGGATCCCGAGCGAGTCGGCGAGCGGGTCGGTGAGGTTGTCGTCAGTCCCGTCGGCGATCTCGAACAGGTGATCGTCCAGGGTCAGGTCACGATCGGGATGATCTGCACGCCGGCAGCCGCGGCGCAGGGGGTGTGTGATCGTCTGGTCGCTGCCGGGGTCACCAGCATCCTCAACTTCGCCCCCACGGTGCTTTCGGTACCCGACGGTGTGGACGTGCGTAAAGTCGACCTTGCCGTGGAACTGCAGATCCTCTCGTTCCATGAAGCACGTAAACGTCCGTCGCCGGCACGGGACACATCACCGAGACGGGGCGCGAGATCCACACCGGGCGCCGGCTCCGGGCGTGACGCCGTGCCGCCGCGCCGGGCGCGCCCGGCGCGGCGGGCGCCCTCGGCACGCGAGGCGCTGCCAGGCGGCGACGAGGTCCTCGCCGCGCTCGGGGCGGCGGGCCTGGACGGGGTGACGAGCGCGGACGGGACGGAGCCCTCCGCGGGCAGGCTGGAGACCGATACGGATGAGGTCGTGCGGGTGACTCGGCAAGTAGGCATGACTCGTCCGGCGGGGGCAGCTCGTCCGGCCGGGATGGCTCGGGACGATCGGCCGACCCGGGATGATCGGGAGGGGGAACCGGGCGCGGTGCGCCTGGAGCACACCCCGGAGCCTGGATCGCCGGCGCGCGGGACGCTGCCGGCCGCGGGAGCGCTGATGGCCGGAGGTGAGGCGTCGTGAGCCTCC
Coding sequences within:
- a CDS encoding glutaredoxin family protein, giving the protein MDDGLEQADSGRDGVRITLLTRTGCHLCDTARAAVVRVAEQEQVGWREADVDADPQLADAYGDRVPVILLDGREHGYWRVEEDRLRRALAGGRWALRPAKGGR
- a CDS encoding sigma-70 family RNA polymerase sigma factor encodes the protein MTECTLADLVDLVDLAAPRRGPLRRQDAMSPVGAREDRERVGDPQGDPADDDRTALVARARRGDVNAFGLLYDRYANLVFRYALYRLGGDPVAAEDIVSETFLRAFRSIGTFQWQGRDIGAWFITIARNLLVDQARSARRRFEIPTADILAAAEHRATALTAPSPEESILAVLTRRELLDAVRELRPDQQECVALRFLEGLSVRETALAMGRNEGAVKSLQFRAIRTLARALPAAGTA
- a CDS encoding redox-sensing transcriptional repressor Rex; the encoded protein is MSQPRRRPAVIRRRTRSDTASRRSSDVPEATVARLPLYLRVLTTLAESGVYTVSSDTLAAAAGVTPAKVRKDLSHLGSYGTRGVGYEVDVLLDCIAAKLGLTEDRAVVLVGVGNLGHALAGYGGFYARGFRIVALVDADPERVGERVGEVVVSPVGDLEQVIVQGQVTIGMICTPAAAAQGVCDRLVAAGVTSILNFAPTVLSVPDGVDVRKVDLAVELQILSFHEARKRPSPARDTSPRRGARSTPGAGSGRDAVPPRRARPARRAPSAREALPGGDEVLAALGAAGLDGVTSADGTEPSAGRLETDTDEVVRVTRQVGMTRPAGAARPAGMARDDRPTRDDREGEPGAVRLEHTPEPGSPARGTLPAAGALMAGGEAS